GGCGGCCCGGGCACGGTGAGCTGGCGGAAGCGGGGTTCGTGGGGCCGGGGGTGAGCGCGCTGCCCGAGCGGGGTGTGCTGGCCGGGGAGCGGATTCTGCGGGAGTTCTTGCGGGCCTCGCGGGAGCGGTGAGGTTTTTCGGCCGTTCCGGTCAGGGGGTGGGGGTGCTGTGCGGTTCGGGCTGTGGGTCCGTCGTGGTTCGTCGCGCCCGCGCGGCGGAGCCGCCTGTGTCAGCGCCCCGCGCCCCGGAGGAGCGGGCCCTCCTCAGGATGCGGGCCAGGACGAAGAGCAGGACCGCCACGGCTGCTCCCCCCAGCACGATCTTCGAGTACGTCGAGACGATCGCCGTGACCTCCGTCCAGTTGGCGCCCAGGAAGTAGCCGGCCAGGACGAAGACCGTGTTCCAGATGGCGCTGCCCAGGGTCGTGAGGAGGGTGAAGACGGGCAGGGGCATGCGTTCCACGCCGGCCGGGACCGAGATGAGGCTGCGGAAGACGGGGATCATACGGCCGAAGAAGATCGCCTTGGTGCCGTGCCGGAGGAACCAGGCCTCCGTCCGCTCGATGTCCGAGACCTTGACCAGGGGCAGCCTGGCCGCGATGGCGACCGTGCGGTCGCGGCCGAGGAGGGCGCCGACGCCGTAGAGGGCGAGGGCGCCGACGACGGAGCCCGCGGTGGTCCACAGCAGGGCGGCGAAGAGGTTCATCTGGCCGGTGCTCGCGGCGAAGCCGGCCAGGGGGAGGATGACCTCGCTGGGGATCGGCGGGAAGAGGTTCTCCAGCGCGACGGCGAGGCCCGCGCCCGGCGCCCCCAGCAGATCCATCAGACCGATGATCCACAGGGGCGCGCCGCTCATCGACTCCGCTTGCATGGCTGTCATGGGGGCACGCTAGGCGGGCGAAGCTGAAGGGAGCCTGAGGCGGGGGTGAACGTTCGGGACGCGGGGGCCGTTGATCGAAGTGTGTTGATCAACCGCAGCAGCCGCCACCGCAGCACCCGCCGCCACCACCACCTCCGCCCGCCCGGGGCGCCGGGGCGGACGCGGCGGCCGAACCGCCGACGGCGACCGTCGACAGAAGTTTGACCGTGTCGGAGTGGCCGTCGGGGCAGTCCGCGGGGGCGGAGGACTCGGCCATCGGACGGCTCAGTTCGAAGGTGTCGCCGCAGGTCCGGCAGCGGTATTCGTAGCGAGGCATGGAGTCAGGCTAACCGGCGTCAGGGGGGCGGCAAGGGTGCCGCGTTTTGCCTGGTCGGTCACACTGGCGAAATTTTCACGCTACCGACAGAAGCAGTTGTGAAAGCGACTGATAATTTGTGGTCGTCGTGTGGAGGCTGGAAGGCCGGGGGAGCCGGGGGCTCACTGCTGCGGGTGTGGCGGCTGTGACCATCCGCGCGGCGATGCCAAGTGGGGAGGGGGGACAGTAGTGACCGCTGTCCTTTGTCGATCGGGAGCCACGTGTCCCGGTCGCATAGTCGCCGTGCGCGGGCGAAAGGTTGCCGCGCACCGCCTAATCGTTGCTGGGCATCGCTCGGGCCGTCCGCACCAGGGGGTCCGCCGTGGCTAGCCGGGGGAAGGGGCAGGAGGAGGGGGTGCCGGAGGAGTCCGACCTCACCATGCAGCTGAAGCTCCCGCCGGCCCCGGCGGACGAGACCATGCAGCTGCGGGTGCCCGAGCCGGGCACGTTCGACCTCCCGCAGGAGCCGTCGGCATCGGGCAGGCGCGGCAGACGCAAGGCGCCCAGGCCGTCCGTTCTGGCCAGGTTCACCACCGTGGCCGGCGCGCGACTGTCCCCGTTCGCCCCCTTCGCCCGCCGTCTGCGTCCGCAGTACCCCCGTCCGGGCCGCGCCGACTGGCGCCGCTGGGTGCCGTCCTGGCGGCAGTCGCTGGGGGCCGCCGGGCTGGCCGTGGGCGTCAGCGGGATGTTCCTGTCCGTCGCCTACGCCGCCACGGACATACCCGAGGACCTCAACACCTTCGCCACCCAGCAGGACAACGTCTACTTCTGGTCCGACGGCACCCCCATGGCCCGCACCGGCTGGGTGCGACGCCAGGCGATGCCCCTGAAGGACGTCC
The DNA window shown above is from Streptomyces akebiae and carries:
- a CDS encoding FmdB family zinc ribbon protein translates to MPRYEYRCRTCGDTFELSRPMAESSAPADCPDGHSDTVKLLSTVAVGGSAAASAPAPRAGGGGGGGGCCGGGCCG
- a CDS encoding DedA family protein, producing MQAESMSGAPLWIIGLMDLLGAPGAGLAVALENLFPPIPSEVILPLAGFAASTGQMNLFAALLWTTAGSVVGALALYGVGALLGRDRTVAIAARLPLVKVSDIERTEAWFLRHGTKAIFFGRMIPVFRSLISVPAGVERMPLPVFTLLTTLGSAIWNTVFVLAGYFLGANWTEVTAIVSTYSKIVLGGAAVAVLLFVLARILRRARSSGARGADTGGSAARARRTTTDPQPEPHSTPTP